Proteins co-encoded in one Sinobacterium norvegicum genomic window:
- a CDS encoding TetR/AcrR family transcriptional regulator, which produces MTKPALSRQLFIDATFSVIAQVGIDKLTMRKVASELGVSAMAMYKHFPNKEQLLAATLDEVIRRADVFPAAELSWQEWVDQVARGMYCSLVEQSSWIPLLGSLRLGSQATLVTNAFVEKLAAAGFTRQQALNGYFSVIQTAIGAACLQAAMNNNPSQQRLSGLPDQLEITLPLLITALTSQLTDNKKAP; this is translated from the coding sequence GTGACTAAACCCGCCCTCAGCCGCCAATTATTTATCGATGCCACCTTCAGTGTGATTGCCCAGGTTGGCATCGATAAATTGACAATGCGAAAAGTAGCGTCTGAGCTTGGTGTCAGTGCGATGGCCATGTATAAACACTTTCCCAACAAAGAGCAATTGTTAGCTGCAACTCTTGATGAAGTGATCCGGCGTGCCGACGTATTTCCCGCTGCTGAGTTATCTTGGCAGGAGTGGGTCGACCAAGTGGCACGGGGCATGTATTGTTCACTGGTCGAGCAAAGCAGTTGGATACCACTGCTGGGGTCACTTCGCCTAGGCAGCCAGGCCACCCTCGTCACCAACGCCTTCGTCGAAAAACTCGCCGCTGCAGGCTTTACGCGGCAACAAGCACTGAACGGTTATTTCAGTGTGATTCAAACCGCTATCGGCGCCGCCTGCTTACAGGCCGCAATGAACAACAATCCAAGCCAGCAGCGATTATCCGGCCTACCTGATCAGTTAGAAATCACCCTACCCTTGC
- a CDS encoding cytochrome P450, whose translation MQDFLYHSRRKALSYSLQALLRYSAWQIARRQSKSPPKIQLPAVANPQTPEDFRPLQAECFQNPFDFYRVIRDEHPVYQLPNGIFCISRFEDIVSVSRDTDNYSSSHQGIIAGLRSGASVEKAGAKMEKIAEMGVIPSDVLALSDPPKHTSERKVGHKGLNARFVKGLESEVETLCKTMMDEFIDSGRVEFMQQFGWKLPMVLIIKLLGFPEEDFEDIKGWCVHGISTQSGISTTSELMYSRSQMMVFMRYCWQQYLLAKKKPRSDLSRIFVDAATDPQNPMTDAVAVSGIMQLLLAGSDSSATSMGNALKMLIDNPNIAEEIRSDIDGNLPPFIEEVFRLEAAFQGHFRWTKNDCELHGVKLPKNSRIFLMWASGNRDERVFDNPEKIDLQRHNGKKHLTFGHGIHACIGRELARTEIRIVLKEFLLRTRHMRIDGEAPFLASMFARTLITLPVVFEPANTTPAGEKLI comes from the coding sequence ATGCAGGATTTTCTTTATCACAGCCGTCGCAAGGCACTGTCTTACAGTTTGCAGGCTCTGTTGCGCTATAGCGCTTGGCAGATAGCTCGCAGGCAGTCAAAATCTCCGCCCAAGATACAGCTGCCTGCCGTTGCCAACCCCCAAACACCAGAGGACTTTCGCCCACTGCAGGCCGAGTGTTTTCAAAATCCATTTGATTTTTATCGGGTGATTCGCGACGAGCACCCAGTCTATCAGCTACCCAACGGTATCTTCTGTATCTCCCGCTTCGAAGACATCGTATCCGTTAGCCGCGATACTGATAACTACTCTTCCTCCCATCAGGGTATTATCGCCGGTTTACGCAGTGGCGCCAGTGTCGAAAAGGCCGGCGCCAAAATGGAAAAGATTGCCGAGATGGGTGTCATTCCCAGCGATGTATTGGCGCTGTCAGATCCTCCGAAGCATACCAGCGAACGCAAGGTTGGACACAAGGGCCTGAACGCCCGATTCGTCAAAGGCCTAGAAAGCGAAGTCGAGACGCTTTGCAAGACCATGATGGATGAGTTTATCGATAGTGGCCGTGTTGAATTCATGCAGCAGTTTGGTTGGAAGCTGCCGATGGTATTAATCATTAAGCTACTCGGCTTTCCAGAAGAGGACTTTGAAGATATCAAGGGCTGGTGTGTTCACGGCATCTCAACACAGAGCGGCATTTCGACAACCTCGGAACTGATGTACAGTCGCTCACAGATGATGGTATTTATGCGTTACTGTTGGCAGCAGTACCTACTGGCCAAGAAAAAACCCCGCAGTGATCTCAGCCGTATCTTCGTCGATGCTGCCACCGACCCACAAAACCCAATGACCGATGCCGTTGCCGTCAGTGGCATTATGCAATTGCTATTAGCCGGCAGTGACTCATCAGCCACCAGCATGGGCAATGCCCTGAAAATGCTCATAGACAACCCCAATATTGCCGAAGAAATACGCAGCGATATCGACGGTAACTTACCGCCGTTTATTGAGGAGGTCTTTCGCTTAGAGGCGGCGTTTCAAGGGCATTTTCGCTGGACAAAAAACGACTGCGAACTACACGGGGTGAAGCTGCCCAAAAATAGTCGTATCTTCTTAATGTGGGCCTCAGGCAATCGGGACGAGCGGGTCTTCGACAACCCCGAAAAAATAGATCTACAACGCCACAATGGTAAGAAACATCTGACCTTCGGTCACGGTATTCACGCCTGCATCGGCAGAGAACTTGCCCGAACTGAAATCCGTATCGTATTGAAAGAGTTTTTACTTCGCACGCGTCATATGCGTATCGATGGCGAGGCACCGTTTTTAGCCTCCATGTTTGCCCGTACTTTAATCACGCTACCGGTAGTATTCGAGCCGGCCAATACAACCCCGGCGGGTGAAAAACTCATATAG
- a CDS encoding PhnA domain-containing protein, which yields MSTEKALEQRSGNKCELCGSSDDLFVYEMPPVVSPSAGSCILMCPTCDTQLANPKTMDSNHWRGLNDSMWNPELPVQVMSWRALTLMAQQQSWATDLLDMMYLEDDHLEWAKSGLPEPERPPCLDSNGTELQAGDNVTIIKDLPVKGSSMIIKRGTAVRNIGLTEDPLNIQGKADGVGMVIIAAYCKKNK from the coding sequence ATGAGTACGGAAAAAGCCCTAGAACAGCGCAGCGGTAACAAGTGTGAGCTGTGTGGTAGTAGCGACGACTTGTTTGTCTATGAAATGCCACCGGTAGTCAGCCCCAGTGCTGGCAGCTGTATTCTCATGTGCCCTACTTGTGATACACAGCTGGCCAACCCTAAAACCATGGATTCTAATCATTGGCGGGGTCTCAATGACAGTATGTGGAACCCAGAGCTACCGGTGCAAGTCATGTCTTGGCGCGCGCTGACCTTAATGGCACAACAGCAATCTTGGGCAACCGACCTACTCGACATGATGTATCTTGAAGACGACCATCTCGAGTGGGCTAAATCAGGGCTGCCAGAACCAGAACGCCCTCCCTGTTTAGACAGCAACGGCACCGAATTACAAGCCGGCGACAACGTCACCATTATCAAAGACCTGCCGGTCAAGGGGTCGAGTATGATTATCAAACGCGGCACCGCCGTACGCAATATCGGCCTCACAGAGGACCCACTGAACATCCAGGGCAAGGCCGATGGTGTCGGCATGGTCATCATTGCCGCCTACTGCAAGAAAAACAAATAA
- a CDS encoding lipid A deacylase LpxR family protein, which translates to MLTARCLPAFCVSSFTAFAIPAGAHASMATYAFTFENDTMVHTDQNYTNGLFLDYNSAAKQHTDDLPWFSLSKLPWLSDRQEMLNKVGYRFGHQLWTPEDIALTEPEPDQRPYAALMFVETSVKQFSASRVDNYRLMIGAVGEQAQGDHFQKYIHRSIDVNEPMGWAYQIDDQWVLNAGFETDRLIHRDSFFSRWQYDISAKGRASLGNYQTEMATGLITRFGKNLDQSFGGIGFTPGKFNETPQYAADGSTGYFAYAGAEGRYRPYDITVDGDRPGEVSTNAEVLQATAVAGLVYYRQRWGTNISLSITSKEFEQSSHTYTATGAWGIFWKM; encoded by the coding sequence ATGCTTACTGCCCGATGTTTACCCGCTTTTTGTGTCTCTTCATTTACCGCTTTCGCAATCCCTGCTGGCGCCCATGCCAGTATGGCTACCTATGCCTTTACCTTTGAAAACGACACCATGGTGCATACCGACCAAAACTATACCAATGGTCTGTTTCTTGACTATAACTCGGCGGCTAAACAACACACCGATGACCTGCCTTGGTTTTCATTGTCAAAATTACCTTGGCTGTCTGATCGCCAAGAGATGCTCAATAAGGTTGGCTATCGATTCGGACATCAATTATGGACGCCAGAAGACATCGCCCTGACTGAACCCGAACCGGATCAACGCCCCTATGCCGCCCTGATGTTTGTCGAAACCTCGGTTAAACAGTTCAGTGCCAGCAGAGTCGACAACTATCGGCTGATGATTGGCGCTGTTGGTGAGCAGGCTCAGGGGGATCATTTTCAGAAATATATTCACCGCAGTATTGATGTCAATGAGCCGATGGGCTGGGCCTATCAAATTGACGATCAATGGGTACTCAATGCAGGGTTTGAAACCGATAGACTGATCCATCGTGACAGTTTTTTCTCCCGCTGGCAGTACGATATATCCGCCAAGGGCAGAGCCAGCCTTGGTAATTATCAGACGGAAATGGCGACAGGCTTGATCACGCGGTTTGGGAAAAACCTCGATCAGAGTTTCGGCGGTATTGGTTTCACTCCCGGTAAGTTTAATGAAACCCCCCAGTATGCTGCAGATGGTTCCACAGGCTACTTTGCCTACGCTGGCGCCGAGGGCAGATACCGTCCCTACGATATTACGGTTGATGGCGACCGACCGGGCGAGGTCAGCACCAACGCCGAAGTCTTGCAGGCTACCGCCGTTGCCGGCTTAGTCTACTACCGTCAACGCTGGGGCACGAATATCAGCCTCTCCATTACCAGTAAAGAATTCGAGCAGTCCAGCCATACTTATACCGCCACCGGTGCCTGGGGTATATTTTGGAAAATGTAG